From the Lolium rigidum isolate FL_2022 chromosome 2, APGP_CSIRO_Lrig_0.1, whole genome shotgun sequence genome, one window contains:
- the LOC124690930 gene encoding probable ubiquitin-conjugating enzyme E2 23, producing the protein MDVMMTSPDIHQHDLVSFGPGLRDRGVVEVEGTEVDTFQILRLDNSVVTKKASDLTVIDRSYLNIAQVVASASDEGGQIGVVTGATSVLDLVKLDERGEVVEAFSGVSPSRLRRVRALVLGDLVVSGPWLGQVADVSVDVTVSFDDGAVCMVADAEMMLRVAAEYKNHHYLPQRNSRFYPGLRVGPSTVFKDARWLRGHWHADRDVAIGTVVKVEMSGVLVHWIASTHCGTDRLLVEESAPPAYQNPHDLTFFCMAYNNCGWAPADRCFFTEPSSAHGEIAFAHDPQQEEERQHDACLDKLELPMNVAKTHTYVDVLWQDGTQQHGVPSESMVPLHIINDQDFLPGHHVVDSAFLDGGATASTINGDIALDGSTKPARRVGVVRTFCCRDQTVNVSWFKATACPSEAREVECNETVSAYDLELHPDDLPNLGDIVVRLLPSRSSDRGTSVQSWSNTKKNADLSWVGRVIDLPDGHVQVKWGDRSISTSMLQVLLHEIVVAYQDDYMVSPNEEIDEDSSTEEPEEPTAADTDNDPCNPAEDGDAESDSGEANEDRTPETFKGRFSSFIWYLLRFTGEVLSRGKGFVTIWSLSWFPRSKSPVATKENLGAGEEKIATDAISGDLSFCFSHFDIVHSPPDHHYIDSADEGASRGKRWLKTVQKEWKILEKNLPETIYVRAFEDRMDLLRAVMVGARGTPYQDGLFFFDLQLPPSYPAVPPQVYYHSFGLRLNPNLYESGTVCLSLLNTYGGEGTEVWSPAASSLLQVLVSIQGLVLNDQPYYNEDGYETLVGTPFGHRNALPYNENAYLLTLRSMLHLLRRPPQEFEGFVKDHFRRRGRLVLTTCETYLKGCVDETVLGDDNATVVSRERPCSVGFKLALANVIPTLVAAFIEIGAEGCQEFQEMRVSLPRSLSTTQ; encoded by the exons ATGGACGTCATGATGACAAGTCCGGACATCCACCAGCACGATCTGGTGAGTTTCGGGCCCGGGCTCCGCGACCGCGGCGTAGTTGAGGTCGAGGGCACCGAGGTGGACACGTTCCAGATTCTCCGCCTGGACAACTCCGTGGTGACCAAGAAGGCCAGCGACCTCACCGTCATTGACAGGAGCTACCTGAACATCGCCCAGGTGGTCGCCTCGGCGTCCGACGAGGGCGGACAGATCGGCGTCGTCACCGGCGCCACCAGCGTGCTCGACCTGGTCAAGCTCGACGAGCGCGGCGAAGTGGTTGAGGCCTTCAGCGGCGTGTCGCCGTCTCGCCTGCGGCGCGTCAGGGCGCTCGTCCTCGGCGACCTGGTCGTCTCCGGGCCGTGGCTCGGCCAGGTCGCCGATGTGTCCGTCGACGTCACGGTGTCattcgacgacggcgccgtctGCATGGTCGCCGACGCGGAGATGATGCTACGAGTAGCAGCGGAATACAAGAACCACCATTACCTCCCTCAGAGGAACAGTCGTTTCTACCCGGGGCTGCGGGTCGGCCCAAGTACTGTTTTCAAGGACGCCAGGTGGCTTCGTGGGCACTGGCACGCCGACCGCGATGTAGCCATAGGCACCGTCGTGAAGGTGGAGATGTCCGGCGTACTCGTCCATTGGATCGCCTCGACACACTGCGGCACCGACCGGCTGCTCGTCGAGGAATCCGCTCCTCCGGCTTACCAAAACCCTCATGACTTGACCTTCTTCTGCATGGCTTACAACAATTGCGGTTGGGCGCCAGCTGACCGCTGCTTCTTTACCGAGCCCAGTTCGGCCCATGGTGAAATAGCTTTTGCTCATGATCCTCAACAGGAGGAAGAGCGACAGcacgatgcatgcttggataagcTGGAGCTGCCCATGAACGTCGCCAAGACCCACACCTATGTCGACGTGCTGTGGCAGGACGGCACACAACAACATGGCGTGCCATCGGAGTCCATGGTCCCTTTGCACATCATCAACGACCAAGACTTTCTACCTGGTCACCACGTGGTTGACAGTGCATTTCTCGACGGCGGCGCAACCGCTAGTACCATCAACGGTGACATTGCTTTAGATGGTAGTACCAAACCGGCAAGGCGTGTTGGTGTCGTGAGGACTTTTTGTTGCAGGGACCAGACGGTAAATGTGTCATGGTTCAAGGCCACGGCGTGCCCTAGCGAGGCTAGGGAGGTCGAGTGCAACGAGACCGTGAGCGCCTACGATTTGGAACTGCATCCTGACGACCTTCCTAACCTAGGAGATATTGTTGTTCGACTCCTTCCATCAAGATCATCTGACCGCGGAACATCAGTACAGTCATGGAGCAACACGAAGAAGAAtgccgatctttcctgggtgggACGTGTTATTGACCTTCCTGATGGCCATGTGCAAGTCAAGTGGGGCGACAGAAGCATCTCAACG AGCATGCTGCAGGTGTTGCTCCATGAGATCGTTGTTGCCTACCAGGACGACTACATGGTATCACCAAACGAAGAAATAGATGAGGACAGCAGCACGGAGGAACCTGAAGAACCAACCGCCGCCGACACG GACAATGATCCATGCAACCCAGCAGAGGATGGCGATGCTGAGAGCGACAGTGGTGAAGCCAACGAAGACAGGACGCCAGAGACGTTTAAAGGCCGGTTCAGTTCTTTCATCTGGTATTTGCTTCGATTTACCGGCGAAGTGTTGTCCCGGGGTAAGGGGTTTGTGACAATATGGTCTCTGTCGTGGTTCCCACGTTCGAAGTCACCTGTAGCCACCAAGGAGAACCTTGGAGCGGGAGAGGAAAAGATTGCTACAGATGCTATCAGTGGCGACCTATCTTTCTGTTTCTCACATTTTGATATAGTGCATAGCCCTCCGGATCACCATTACATTGACAGCGCAGACGAG GGTGCTAGCCGTGGAAAGCGTTGGCTTAAGACGGTACAAAAGGAATGGAAAATTCTAGAAAAAAACTTGCCAG AGACCATCTATGTGCGTGCTTTCGAGGACCGGATGGACCTTCTCCGGGCAGTGATGGTCGGTGCGCGTGGGACGCCATACCAGGACGGGCTATTCTTCTTCGACCTCCAGCTGCCCCCGTCCTACCCAGCCGTGCCACCCCAGGTTTACTACCACTCCTTCGGTCTACGTCTCAATCCAAACCTCTATGAGTCCGGCACAGTGTGCCTCAGCCTGCTCAACACATATGGCGGCGAGGGAACTGAGGTGTGGTCACCGGCGGCGTCGAGCCTCCTCCAAGTCCTTGTGTCCATCCAGGGCCTTGTCCTTAATGACCAACCTTATTACAACGAAGATGGCTATGAGACCCTAGTAGGTACACCATTCGGCCACCGCAACGCGCTGCCTTACAACGAGAACGCTTATCTTCTCACCCTCCGGAGCATGCTCCACCTGCtacgccggccaccccaagaattTGAGGGGTTCGTAAAGGACCACTTCCGCCGCCGGGGGAGGTTGGTGCTCACGACTTGCGAGACGTATTTGAAAGGATGTGTTGATGAAACAGTCTTGGGAGATGACAATGCCACCGTGGTGAGCAGGGAGCGACCTTGCTCGGTTGGGTTCAAGCTTGCTCTAGCCAACGTGATACCGACCCTCGTGGCAGCCTTCATAGAGATCGGCGCCGAGGGCTGCCAAGAGTTCCAGGAGATGAGAGTCTCATTGCCACGTTCTCTAAGCACCACTCAATAG
- the LOC124693442 gene encoding coatomer subunit beta'-2-like isoform X1 has protein sequence MEVDYLSKVIVGPGRLPDNVHLQSPSLELVNNTDQHVAFRFKRKGGILHAKSTHTIVVGCTDGVFLECSISGDRYVTFKDQSECNEFFEEAKEMGNVVHELALEGIFTRQGETPFPAIPPITKIIVGLSRNDFAELCALDVHPTDRLILTGYESGSRYSEVRLHNYDTPDMAPLRTVCGTKPYCVKFVAQKQQFVAATSDGFIHVYNYGRGIQKIISFKSADYFDIRVADHSTKSYVSSLSAGPIKLWGWNKGSPNLINENTDWKCTQTFEAVQYCLEWPAVFNPKDTNCFVVASDDFTIKVSYVDSPTSNYTLSGHSDKVNCLEFFKRNDQHYLITGSNDCTAKIWDLQKKTCVHTLRAFMSPVHSVVSLRDLPYLILSSEDGIIHIWNSRNSRLERMVTFATIGNIPHLYLMGTRRPGLDLCHQGYTSALCVTENANESKHPGHTIISGRMICSVLRVDMTMCGQNHSWRAGWYL, from the exons ATGGAAGTTGACTACCTGTCAAAG GTGATCGTAGGCCCCGGCAGGCTACCTGATAATGTCCATCTCCAGTCGCCCTCACTCGAGCTAGTAAACAATACAGACCAACACGTGGCATTTAGGTTCAAGCGGAAAGGCGGTATTTTGCATGCCAAATCCACTCACACTATCGTTGTAGGATGTACAGATGGAGTGTTCCTTGAATGCAGCATATCGGGGGATAGGTACGTGACATTTAAAGATCAGTCTGAGTGTAATGAATTTTTCGAGGAAGCCAAAGAGATGGGGAATGTTGTGCATGAGCTGGCACTGGAAGGTATTTTTACTCGCCAAGGAGAGACACCATTTCCG GCAATCCCACCTATTACAAAG ATCATCGTGGGTTTGAGCCGTAATGATTTTGCCGAACTGTGTGCCCTGGATGTACACCCAACAGACCGATT GATTTTAACAGGTTATGAAAGTGGAAGCCGCTACAGTGAGGTTCGCCTGCACAATTATGATACGCCG GACATGGCCCCTCTGCGCACAGTCTGCGGTACAAAAC CTTATTGCGTTAAATTTGTTGCACAAAAACAACAGTTTGTAGCTGCGACATCTGATGGTTTCATCCATGTGTACAATTATGGAAGGGGTATTCAAAAAATAATTAGTTTCAAATCTGCTGACTACTTTGATATAAGAGTGGCCGATCATTCAACCAAATCGTATGTTAGTTCACTATCAGCTGGCCCGATAAAACTTTGGGGCTGGAACAAAGGCTCGCCAAATCTCATTAACGAAAACACGGACTGGAAGTGCACACAAACATTTGAGGCTGTACAGTATTGTCTTGAGTGGCCTGCTGTATTTAACCCGAAGGACACGAACTGTTTTGTTGTTGCTTCAGATGATTTCACAATAAAG GTGTCGTACGTTGATTCTCCTACATCTAACTACACACTCTCTGGGCATTCTGACAAAGTAAACTGCTTGGAATTCTTTAAACGTAATGATCAACACTATTTGATCACTGGATCTAATGATTGTACTGCCAAG ATATGGGACTTGCAGAAAAAAACATGTGTTCATACATTGAGAGCTTTCATGTCTCCTGTTCATTCTGTCGTTTCCCTACGAGACCTTCCATATCTAATTTTAAGTTCAGAAGATGGCATTATTCATATCTGGAACTCCAGAAATTCCAG GCTTGAGCGGATGGTTACCTTTGCCACCATCGGAAACATTCCGCATCTCTATTTGATGGGGACAAGAAG ACCCGGTCTAGATCTTTGCCATCAGGGGTACACGTCCGCCCTGTGTGTGACTGAGAATGCCAATGAGTCAAAGCACCCTGGACATACCATCATCTCAGGGAGAATGATTTGCTCCGTGCTTCGTGTTGATATGACTATGTGTGGTCAAAATCACTCTTGGCGGGCAGGATGGTATTTGTAG
- the LOC124693442 gene encoding coatomer subunit beta'-2-like isoform X2, with product MEVDYLSKVIVGPGRLPDNVHLQSPSLELVNNTDQHVAFRFKRKGGILHAKSTHTIVVGCTDGVFLECSISGDRYVTFKDQSECNEFFEEAKEMGNVVHELALEGIFTRQGETPFPAIPPITKIIVGLSRNDFAELCALDVHPTDRLILTGYESGSRYSEVRLHNYDTPDMAPLRTVCGTKPYCVKFVAQKQQFVAATSDGFIHVYNYGRGIQKIISFKSADYFDIRVADHSTKSYVSSLSAGPIKLWGWNKGSPNLINENTDWKCTQTFEAVQYCLEWPAVFNPKDTNCFVVASDDFTIKVSYVDSPTSNYTLSGHSDKVNCLEFFKRNDQHYLITGSNDCTAKIWDLQKKTCVHTLRAFMSPVHSVVSLRDLPYLILSSEDGIIHIWNSRNSRLERMVTFATIGNIPHLYLMGTRRVVIERRGTISFMDIDNEGSAVTSSQL from the exons ATGGAAGTTGACTACCTGTCAAAG GTGATCGTAGGCCCCGGCAGGCTACCTGATAATGTCCATCTCCAGTCGCCCTCACTCGAGCTAGTAAACAATACAGACCAACACGTGGCATTTAGGTTCAAGCGGAAAGGCGGTATTTTGCATGCCAAATCCACTCACACTATCGTTGTAGGATGTACAGATGGAGTGTTCCTTGAATGCAGCATATCGGGGGATAGGTACGTGACATTTAAAGATCAGTCTGAGTGTAATGAATTTTTCGAGGAAGCCAAAGAGATGGGGAATGTTGTGCATGAGCTGGCACTGGAAGGTATTTTTACTCGCCAAGGAGAGACACCATTTCCG GCAATCCCACCTATTACAAAG ATCATCGTGGGTTTGAGCCGTAATGATTTTGCCGAACTGTGTGCCCTGGATGTACACCCAACAGACCGATT GATTTTAACAGGTTATGAAAGTGGAAGCCGCTACAGTGAGGTTCGCCTGCACAATTATGATACGCCG GACATGGCCCCTCTGCGCACAGTCTGCGGTACAAAAC CTTATTGCGTTAAATTTGTTGCACAAAAACAACAGTTTGTAGCTGCGACATCTGATGGTTTCATCCATGTGTACAATTATGGAAGGGGTATTCAAAAAATAATTAGTTTCAAATCTGCTGACTACTTTGATATAAGAGTGGCCGATCATTCAACCAAATCGTATGTTAGTTCACTATCAGCTGGCCCGATAAAACTTTGGGGCTGGAACAAAGGCTCGCCAAATCTCATTAACGAAAACACGGACTGGAAGTGCACACAAACATTTGAGGCTGTACAGTATTGTCTTGAGTGGCCTGCTGTATTTAACCCGAAGGACACGAACTGTTTTGTTGTTGCTTCAGATGATTTCACAATAAAG GTGTCGTACGTTGATTCTCCTACATCTAACTACACACTCTCTGGGCATTCTGACAAAGTAAACTGCTTGGAATTCTTTAAACGTAATGATCAACACTATTTGATCACTGGATCTAATGATTGTACTGCCAAG ATATGGGACTTGCAGAAAAAAACATGTGTTCATACATTGAGAGCTTTCATGTCTCCTGTTCATTCTGTCGTTTCCCTACGAGACCTTCCATATCTAATTTTAAGTTCAGAAGATGGCATTATTCATATCTGGAACTCCAGAAATTCCAG GCTTGAGCGGATGGTTACCTTTGCCACCATCGGAAACATTCCGCATCTCTATTTGATGGGGACAAGAAG GGTTGTGATTGAAAGACGTGGTACCATATCATTCATGGATATCGACAACGAAGGCAGTGCAGTGACTTCTTCACAGTTGTAA
- the LOC124693443 gene encoding F-box protein PP2-B11-like — protein METDACEIERLPDELLAAVISLTTPPDACRAAAVSRAFLAAADSDAVWSRFLPRVLPSFAQGELPCAPPSKKALFRRLSDEPALLPCKLVSMRLDRATGAKCYTLSARALHISWGDNPNYWVWINLGCDEIKTNKSFKEAAKLRGVWWLEIRGKIHSMLLSQNSAYAAYMVFKLADDGFSQLDFPFQEASISVGGSESTRQTCLQGYMKVGDNGVPRKHLLVSRTRHFTLLGPRLDAEPLTNDIVLPRKRADGWMEVELGEFYNEEGDDGEVSVSLMETKGGVWKDGLVLWGIEIRAKQ, from the exons ATGGAGACGGACGCCTGCGAGATTGAGCGCCTGCCGGATGAGCTCCTCGCGGCGGTGATCTCCCTCACGACGCCTCCCGACGCCTGCCGCGCGGCCGCCGTCTCTCgggccttcctcgccgccgcggaCTCCGACGCCGTATGGTCCCGCTTCTTGCCCCGGGTCCTCCCGTCATTCGCCCAAGGGGAGCTTCCCTGCGCGCCGCCCTCCAAGAAGGCGCTCTTCCGACGCCTCTCCGACgaaccggccctcctcccgtgCAAACTGGTG AGCATGCGTCTAGACAGGGCTACGGGCGCCAAGTGCTACACGCTCTCAGCAAGGGCCCTGCATATTTCGTGGGGCGACAATCCGAACTACTGGGTATGGATCAACCTCGGTTGTGATGAGATCAAAACAAACAAAAG CTTCAAGGAAGCAGCTAAACTCCGGGGGGTTTGGTGGCTGGAAATCCGTGGCAAGATTCACAGCATGCTCCTATCCCAAAACTCAGCATATGCTGCTTACATGGTGTTCAAGCTAGCAGACGACGGATTCAGCCAGCTGGATTTCCCGTTTCAGGAGGCATCGATAAGCGTTGGAGGGAGCGAATCAACACGGCAAACTTGCCTCCAAGGATACATGAAGGTTGGAGATAACGGAGTGCCTCGTAAACACCTATTGGTATCAAGGACTAGGCATTTTACATTACTTGGTCCGCGTCTTGATGCAGAACCTCTCACAAATGACATTGTGCTCCCTCGGAAAAGGGCCGATGGCTGGATGGAGGTGGAGCTAGGCGAGTTTTACAATGAGGAAGGTGATGATGGTGAGGTGTCTGTCAGCCTGATGGAGACAAAAGGAGGAGTTTGGAAGGATGGTCTTGTTTTGTGGGGCATCGAAATTAGAGCTAAGCAATGA